A single genomic interval of Alphaproteobacteria bacterium harbors:
- a CDS encoding cytochrome b N-terminal domain-containing protein yields MSSGLYQWFESRTGTGGFVRKKLSQAVPNNAYYYCFGGISLFIIVLQLLTGIFLVMFYMPNPELALQSIEQMSNEVSGGWLMRNMHRWGSTLLVATVFTHMVTVFYRRAYRNPREFNWLSGVAQFVLVFLFVVTGIILPWDWRAYWSYAIWVDYVETWPVIGSFVQTFLLDTFTIYRTFIIHVLVLPAILFMSLFFHFTMVKKHGIAEPL; encoded by the coding sequence ATGAGTTCTGGGCTCTACCAGTGGTTCGAGTCACGAACCGGTACAGGCGGATTCGTGCGCAAGAAGTTGTCGCAGGCAGTCCCCAACAACGCCTATTACTATTGCTTCGGTGGCATCTCGCTGTTCATCATCGTGCTGCAACTGCTCACGGGCATATTCCTGGTCATGTTCTACATGCCCAATCCAGAGTTGGCGCTGCAAAGTATCGAGCAGATGAGCAACGAGGTCAGCGGCGGCTGGCTGATGCGTAACATGCACCGTTGGGGTTCTACCCTACTGGTTGCGACCGTGTTTACGCACATGGTCACGGTGTTCTACCGCCGCGCCTATCGCAACCCACGCGAATTCAACTGGCTGTCGGGCGTGGCGCAGTTTGTCCTGGTCTTTCTGTTCGTGGTCACCGGCATTATCCTGCCCTGGGACTGGCGGGCCTATTGGTCCTACGCGATCTGGGTCGACTATGTGGAGACCTGGCCCGTTATCGGTAGCTTCGTGCAAACCTTCCTGCTCGACACCTTCACCATCTATCGAACCTTCATCATCCACGTGCTCGTGCTGCCGGCGATTCTGTTTATGTCACTGTTCTTCCATTTCACGATGGTCAAAAAGCACGGCATCGCGGAGCCGTTGTAG
- a CDS encoding pentapeptide repeat-containing protein — MVRYTTRQLAALLVILLASPAAAFDDTDLQRMVALNQCEACDLREARLAGADLSRGALPGADLRQADLRQADLSDARLPQARLAKADMSGADLTGAVLGQADLRNAILAGADMGFADLRGAELSNANLVGARLVRAELGRATLRRSDLTGANLGKIEAIDADLSGATLIGANLIRANLHKAFMGEADLTGAFMTEAVLSRADLAGAVMVEADLEQANLRGAFLNDVDFSQANLVDADLSGADLSGAILYQTRASGANLARVTLSSASLSDADLSGADLTGALADASDMTAALLVGATLTKADLDGATLDRADLTGATLRYANLRGAKLAGADLSGAVLRKANLTKADLTGAKLEGADLTGAILCGTTLPSGEEENGGCRE, encoded by the coding sequence ATGGTGCGTTACACGACAAGGCAACTTGCGGCGCTGCTCGTCATCTTGCTTGCAAGCCCTGCGGCAGCATTTGACGACACCGACCTGCAGCGCATGGTGGCACTCAATCAGTGCGAAGCCTGTGACTTGCGCGAGGCAAGGCTGGCGGGTGCGGACCTCAGCCGCGGCGCCTTGCCCGGCGCGGACTTGCGCCAGGCCGACTTGCGCCAGGCCGATCTCAGTGATGCGCGCCTGCCCCAAGCGCGCCTTGCCAAGGCCGACATGAGCGGTGCCGATCTCACCGGCGCGGTCCTCGGCCAGGCCGATCTGCGCAATGCCATTCTCGCTGGCGCCGACATGGGGTTTGCCGATTTGCGGGGGGCGGAACTCAGCAATGCCAATCTTGTTGGCGCTCGTCTCGTCCGCGCTGAACTCGGCCGCGCCACCCTGCGCCGTAGCGATCTGACCGGCGCCAATCTCGGCAAGATCGAAGCCATCGATGCTGATCTTTCGGGTGCCACGCTGATCGGCGCTAACCTGATAAGGGCTAATTTGCACAAGGCGTTCATGGGCGAGGCCGATCTCACAGGCGCATTTATGACCGAGGCCGTGCTCAGCCGCGCCGATCTGGCCGGTGCGGTCATGGTTGAGGCCGATCTCGAGCAGGCGAACCTGCGTGGCGCCTTTCTCAACGACGTAGATTTCAGCCAGGCCAACCTAGTGGATGCCGATCTGTCGGGCGCTGACCTGAGCGGCGCCATCCTGTATCAGACGAGGGCGAGCGGCGCCAATCTTGCCCGTGTCACCCTGAGCAGTGCCAGCCTCAGCGACGCCGATCTCAGTGGTGCTGATCTGACGGGCGCGCTGGCCGATGCCAGTGACATGACTGCTGCGCTGCTGGTCGGCGCGACACTGACCAAGGCGGACCTTGACGGTGCCACGCTCGATCGTGCCGACCTCACAGGCGCAACGCTCCGCTATGCCAACTTGCGCGGCGCCAAGCTCGCGGGCGCTGACCTTAGCGGTGCCGTGCTGCGCAAAGCGAATCTCACCAAGGCTGATCTCACCGGCGCTAAGTTGGAGGGCGCAGACCTCACCGGCGCCATCCTTTGTGGCACGACGCTGCCGTCAGGCGAAGAAGAGAACGGGGGATGTAGAGAATGA
- a CDS encoding pentapeptide repeat-containing protein → MMRIVLCLIVFATPALAFDERQLMALKAEGQCIACDLSGADLTGADLAHANLWRADLHGANLAGADLSGANLRDANLAGADLSEATLSEANLKYAALSGASLHAANLAGANLLAADLVAANLGEADLTYAYLAHADLRGVSVAGTTWRNATLSEADLDGVDLSDLDLTSTALRNTKVAGATFCRTQTPWGQEDSGC, encoded by the coding sequence ATGATGCGCATCGTGCTTTGCCTGATCGTTTTCGCCACGCCGGCGCTCGCCTTCGACGAGAGGCAACTCATGGCGCTCAAGGCCGAGGGCCAGTGCATCGCCTGCGATCTCTCGGGTGCTGATCTCACCGGTGCCGATCTCGCCCACGCCAATCTCTGGCGCGCCGACCTGCATGGCGCCAACCTGGCTGGCGCCGATCTCAGTGGCGCCAACCTGCGTGATGCCAACCTAGCCGGGGCTGATCTCAGCGAGGCGACTCTCAGCGAGGCCAATCTCAAATATGCCGCGTTGTCCGGTGCCAGCCTGCACGCGGCCAACCTTGCGGGCGCAAATTTGCTCGCCGCCGACCTCGTGGCGGCAAACCTCGGCGAGGCCGATCTGACCTATGCCTACCTCGCCCATGCGGACCTGCGCGGCGTCAGCGTGGCTGGGACCACCTGGCGGAACGCTACGCTCAGCGAAGCGGACCTCGACGGTGTTGATCTCAGCGACCTCGACCTCACCAGCACCGCCTTGCGCAACACCAAGGTCGCCGGCGCTACCTTTTGCCGCACCCAAACCCCCTGGGGTCAGGAAGACTCGGGCTGCTGA
- a CDS encoding cupin domain-containing protein produces the protein MDDPHFFNLHDLSQGIARVLAEGLETRVFPGENVMLSVVRMAPNKSGSMHSHAEEQWGVMLEGSGVRIQDGIEHPVAAGDFWQSPGHVEHGLRAGSEGALVLDIFSPPRDEYRKQGVGFGT, from the coding sequence ATGGACGATCCGCATTTCTTCAATTTGCATGATCTCAGCCAGGGCATCGCGCGCGTCTTGGCTGAAGGCCTAGAGACCCGCGTATTCCCCGGCGAGAACGTAATGCTGTCGGTGGTACGCATGGCGCCTAACAAGTCCGGAAGCATGCACAGTCATGCCGAGGAGCAGTGGGGCGTGATGCTCGAAGGCAGCGGCGTGCGCATTCAGGACGGTATAGAGCACCCAGTCGCGGCGGGTGATTTCTGGCAGTCGCCGGGTCACGTCGAGCATGGCCTTCGCGCCGGATCCGAGGGCGCTCTGGTGCTCGACATCTTCAGCCCACCGCGCGACGAGTACCGCAAGCAGGGAGTGGGCTTTGGCACGTGA
- a CDS encoding SDR family NAD(P)-dependent oxidoreductase, translating to MERLRNKVALITGAAGGIGAAAARLFAKEGAKLVLVDIEEGGMAKLAGDDIACVAADVSNGEAMRSCVAAAEKHFGGLDIALLNAGIEGVVQPIADYPEETFDRVIAVNLRGVWLGLKHTLPAIARRGGGSIVLTSSIAGVRGREGMSAYVASKHGVIGLMRSAALEGGPEGVRVNSINPSPVETRMMRSLEAGMDPDDPEGVHARYARSSPLGRYAEPEEIAKVMLFLAADESSHCSGSVYMVDGARNAR from the coding sequence ATGGAGCGTTTGCGGAACAAGGTGGCGCTGATCACGGGAGCGGCGGGGGGTATCGGCGCGGCGGCGGCGCGGCTGTTTGCCAAGGAAGGCGCGAAGCTGGTGCTGGTCGACATTGAGGAAGGGGGCATGGCCAAACTTGCCGGCGACGATATCGCCTGCGTTGCCGCCGATGTCTCCAACGGTGAGGCGATGCGCAGTTGCGTGGCAGCGGCAGAGAAACACTTCGGCGGACTTGACATCGCACTTCTGAACGCGGGCATCGAAGGCGTCGTTCAGCCCATCGCCGATTATCCCGAGGAGACCTTCGACCGTGTCATCGCGGTCAATTTGCGCGGCGTCTGGCTAGGTCTCAAGCACACTCTGCCGGCCATCGCTAGGCGCGGTGGCGGCAGCATCGTACTGACCTCGTCTATTGCTGGTGTGCGCGGGCGCGAAGGCATGAGCGCCTATGTCGCGAGCAAGCACGGCGTCATCGGCCTGATGCGCTCGGCAGCGCTCGAAGGCGGGCCGGAGGGCGTGCGCGTCAATAGCATAAACCCCTCTCCTGTCGAGACGCGCATGATGCGCTCCCTCGAAGCTGGCATGGACCCTGACGATCCGGAAGGCGTGCACGCCCGCTACGCCCGTAGCTCGCCTCTCGGTCGCTATGCGGAACCGGAAGAAATCGCCAAGGTGATGCTATTCCTCGCTGCCGACGAAAGCAGCCACTGCTCGGGTTCGGTCTACATGGTCGACGGCGCGCGCAACGCGCGTTAG
- a CDS encoding long-chain fatty acid--CoA ligase: MKLNTWPNLVTMLHEQAQAKGDAPFLWGKVDGEYRPTSWREAADQVNALARTLRVWGLQPGDRVMLVSENAPHWAIADFAIMAAGGVSVPAYTTNTAHDQTHILVDSGARFAIVSTATLAAPLLQAAARAPTLERVIAIEEPEGGGGDMVVRWQTTLDEGAQGEGNPLAEGSQIMSDSVACLIYTSGTGGPPKGVMLSHRAILANCVGAYELLVSLGLDDEVFLSFLPLSHSYEHSCGLMFPIAIGAQIYYAERVETLTTNLIEACPTVMTAVPRLYELMRGRILQGVKRQGGFKEMLFWRAVKIGRKAYEDPGGMNWFERLDNAIVDKLVRNKVRGRFGGRLKALVSGGAPLNTEIGIFFTALGLRLLQGYGQTEAAPVISCNPPNNIKLHTVGPPTAGTEARIAEDGEILVRGPLLMDGYWNLEEETAAALQDGWLHTGDIGVIDEDGYIEITDRKKDIIVVSGGDNVSPQRIEGILALEPEIEQAMVMGDQRPHLVALVVPTQDFVVHWARANGKPADLAQLATDKDFYLALDDAVKRANAQLSVIEKMRRFVVADGPFTVENEMMTPTMKLRRHQILECYGERLEALY, encoded by the coding sequence ATGAAGCTCAATACCTGGCCGAACCTGGTGACCATGTTGCACGAGCAGGCGCAAGCGAAAGGCGACGCGCCGTTCCTCTGGGGCAAGGTCGACGGTGAATATCGACCGACGAGTTGGCGCGAAGCGGCCGACCAGGTGAACGCGCTGGCGCGCACTTTACGCGTCTGGGGCCTGCAGCCCGGCGATCGCGTTATGCTGGTCTCGGAGAATGCGCCGCACTGGGCGATCGCTGATTTTGCCATCATGGCAGCAGGCGGGGTCAGCGTGCCGGCCTACACCACCAACACCGCGCACGACCAGACGCATATTCTGGTCGATAGCGGCGCCCGTTTTGCCATCGTCTCCACAGCGACGCTGGCAGCGCCGCTGCTGCAGGCGGCAGCGCGTGCCCCGACACTCGAGCGGGTAATCGCCATCGAGGAGCCCGAGGGCGGCGGCGGTGACATGGTGGTGCGTTGGCAGACCACGCTCGACGAGGGCGCGCAGGGTGAGGGCAATCCGCTTGCCGAAGGCTCGCAAATCATGTCCGACAGCGTTGCCTGCCTGATCTACACCTCGGGCACGGGTGGCCCACCCAAGGGGGTCATGCTCAGCCACCGCGCGATTCTCGCCAATTGCGTCGGCGCCTATGAGTTGCTGGTCTCGCTCGGCCTCGACGACGAGGTCTTCCTCTCCTTCCTACCGCTCTCGCACTCCTACGAGCATAGCTGCGGGTTGATGTTTCCCATCGCCATCGGCGCGCAAATCTATTACGCCGAGCGGGTCGAGACCCTGACCACCAATCTGATTGAGGCGTGCCCGACCGTCATGACCGCAGTGCCGCGCCTCTACGAGCTGATGCGCGGGCGCATCCTGCAAGGCGTCAAGCGCCAAGGCGGCTTTAAGGAGATGTTGTTCTGGCGCGCAGTCAAGATCGGACGCAAGGCCTATGAGGACCCAGGCGGCATGAACTGGTTCGAGCGCCTCGACAACGCCATCGTCGACAAGCTCGTGCGCAACAAGGTGCGCGGGCGCTTCGGTGGGCGGCTCAAGGCGCTGGTCTCAGGCGGCGCGCCACTCAATACTGAGATTGGCATCTTCTTCACCGCCCTCGGCCTGCGCCTTCTACAAGGTTACGGCCAGACCGAAGCAGCACCAGTGATTAGTTGCAACCCGCCGAACAACATCAAGCTGCACACGGTAGGTCCGCCTACAGCCGGCACGGAAGCGCGCATTGCCGAGGACGGCGAGATCCTGGTGCGCGGACCGCTGCTGATGGACGGCTACTGGAACCTGGAGGAAGAGACCGCTGCAGCACTTCAGGACGGTTGGCTGCATACCGGCGATATCGGCGTCATTGATGAGGACGGCTATATCGAGATCACCGACCGCAAGAAGGATATCATCGTCGTCTCTGGCGGCGACAATGTCTCGCCGCAGCGCATCGAGGGTATCCTCGCGCTCGAACCCGAGATCGAGCAGGCCATGGTGATGGGCGACCAGCGCCCACATTTGGTGGCGCTGGTGGTACCAACTCAGGATTTTGTGGTGCACTGGGCCAGGGCCAACGGCAAGCCAGCTGACCTCGCCCAGTTGGCCACGGACAAGGATTTTTACTTGGCGCTCGACGATGCCGTAAAGCGGGCAAATGCCCAGCTATCGGTTATCGAGAAGATGCGCCGCTTCGTCGTCGCCGACGGGCCGTTCACGGTCGAGAACGAGATGATGACGCCAACCATGAAACTGCGTCGACATCAGATTCTGGAGTGTTACGGCGAGCGCCTTGAGGCGTTGTACTGA
- a CDS encoding M3 family oligoendopeptidase, whose translation MTETATNDGLGDLPCWDLSDLYAGREAEALSADLDEAERAAEDLAGRYRGRLAEIDGAGLAALLDAYEALADTLGRIMSYAYLEYAGDVSDAEAGQFLQTMQERVNGIGTTTLFITLELNRIDDDVLGRQLKAPALARWRPWIRDTRAFRDHQLSDELEKLLHEKAVVGRSAWVRLFDETTARLRFDHRGEALNSAAAFDLLSSKDGEVRRDIAAEISCVLSENVQTFALITNTLAKDKAVEDRWRNFARPISQRNCENLVEDEVVEALIAAVREAYPRLSHRYYALKARWMGSDALDYWDRNAPLPEDDDQLVPWEQARTTVLDAYNAFSPELAAIGRRFFDGAWIDAPVRGGKVPGAFAHPTVPSAHPYLLLNYQGRVRDVMTLAHELGHGVHQVLAGAQGALMAETPLTLAETASVFGEQLTFRAMLAGEGDAVRRRVMIAGKVEDMLNTVVRQVAFCEFERRLHEARAVAELTPDAIGDLWMSVQGESLGPAIRMDDSYRCYWSYIPHFIHTPFYVYAYAFGDCLVNALYAVYQDAEVCFADRYLTMLRAGGTLRHKELLAPFELDASDPAFWHRGLNVIAGLVDELEGALAEPV comes from the coding sequence ATGACGGAGACTGCTACCAACGACGGGCTCGGCGATCTGCCCTGCTGGGATCTGTCCGACCTCTATGCTGGGCGAGAGGCTGAGGCGCTGAGTGCCGATTTGGACGAGGCGGAGCGCGCTGCCGAGGATCTTGCTGGGCGCTATCGCGGCCGCTTGGCGGAGATCGATGGCGCCGGCTTGGCGGCGCTGCTCGACGCATACGAGGCGCTTGCCGACACCCTGGGTCGCATCATGAGCTACGCCTATCTCGAATATGCGGGCGACGTCAGCGATGCTGAGGCCGGGCAGTTTTTGCAAACTATGCAGGAGCGCGTGAATGGAATTGGCACGACGACGCTGTTCATCACCCTCGAACTAAACCGCATCGACGATGACGTCCTCGGACGCCAACTCAAAGCGCCGGCGCTGGCGCGCTGGCGGCCTTGGATTCGCGACACCCGCGCCTTTCGTGATCATCAGCTCTCGGACGAGCTCGAGAAATTGCTGCATGAAAAGGCCGTGGTGGGGCGAAGTGCCTGGGTACGCCTGTTCGATGAGACCACGGCGCGACTGCGCTTCGACCATCGCGGCGAGGCTCTAAACAGCGCGGCGGCGTTTGACCTGTTGTCATCGAAGGACGGCGAGGTGCGGCGTGATATTGCGGCCGAGATTTCGTGCGTGCTTTCCGAGAATGTGCAGACCTTCGCGTTAATCACCAACACCCTTGCCAAGGATAAGGCGGTCGAGGACCGCTGGCGCAACTTCGCCAGACCCATCTCGCAACGAAACTGTGAGAACCTGGTCGAGGATGAGGTTGTCGAGGCGCTGATCGCGGCGGTACGAGAGGCCTATCCACGTCTCTCCCATCGCTACTACGCGCTTAAGGCCAGGTGGATGGGCAGCGATGCGCTCGACTATTGGGACCGCAACGCGCCCCTGCCCGAGGACGACGATCAACTCGTGCCCTGGGAACAGGCGCGAACGACGGTGCTCGATGCCTACAACGCGTTCTCACCTGAGTTGGCGGCAATCGGCCGGCGCTTCTTCGACGGCGCCTGGATTGATGCACCGGTGCGTGGCGGCAAGGTACCTGGTGCCTTCGCCCACCCTACGGTGCCGTCGGCGCACCCCTATCTGTTGCTCAACTATCAGGGACGTGTGCGCGATGTCATGACGCTGGCTCACGAGCTCGGTCATGGCGTGCATCAGGTTTTAGCCGGCGCGCAAGGTGCCCTGATGGCGGAGACCCCGCTGACGCTGGCCGAGACCGCGAGCGTATTCGGTGAGCAGTTGACCTTCCGTGCCATGCTGGCGGGCGAGGGGGATGCGGTGCGCCGGCGCGTCATGATCGCCGGCAAGGTTGAGGATATGCTCAATACCGTGGTGCGCCAGGTCGCTTTCTGCGAGTTCGAGCGGCGCCTGCATGAGGCCCGGGCAGTGGCCGAGCTAACGCCCGACGCCATCGGCGATCTCTGGATGTCGGTACAGGGCGAGAGTCTCGGTCCGGCGATCAGAATGGACGACAGCTATCGCTGCTACTGGTCCTACATACCCCACTTCATCCACACGCCGTTCTACGTCTATGCCTACGCCTTCGGCGATTGCCTGGTGAACGCGCTCTACGCGGTCTACCAGGATGCCGAGGTGTGCTTTGCCGATCGCTATCTAACAATGCTACGTGCTGGCGGTACCCTGCGGCACAAAGAGCTGCTGGCGCCGTTCGAGCTAGATGCGAGCGACCCCGCCTTCTGGCACCGGGGCCTCAACGTCATCGCCGGCCTCGTTGACGAGCTGGAAGGCGCACTGGCAGAGCCAGTATGA
- a CDS encoding invasion associated locus B family protein, which yields MRHLFLIASVLLSGIVFSSPLTAQQIPTEVPPNAWVKACTDDEKPETCRIIQYLYISQEIDGEVKTIGKILGLTVLYLEDANSNERVPYMSIQMPLGVDLRVGGVARVDEGNETKLEYLRCRNSGCDASLRLDEDSVRALKGGAVLSVGFLPWEANEVTVVGVTLKGFTKAFNEIK from the coding sequence ATGAGACACTTGTTTCTAATCGCGTCCGTTTTGTTGTCTGGTATTGTATTTTCATCACCCCTGACGGCTCAGCAGATCCCTACAGAGGTTCCGCCCAACGCCTGGGTTAAGGCCTGCACGGATGACGAAAAACCGGAAACATGCAGAATTATCCAGTATCTCTACATTAGCCAAGAAATTGATGGCGAGGTAAAGACAATTGGCAAAATTCTTGGCTTGACGGTGCTATATTTGGAGGACGCGAATTCGAACGAACGTGTTCCTTACATGAGTATCCAAATGCCGTTGGGCGTGGATCTGCGTGTTGGAGGCGTGGCGAGGGTTGACGAAGGCAACGAAACCAAACTTGAATATCTACGGTGTAGGAACAGCGGATGCGACGCCAGTCTTAGGCTTGATGAGGACTCGGTGCGCGCCCTTAAGGGTGGGGCCGTCCTTTCGGTCGGCTTTTTGCCCTGGGAGGCCAACGAAGTAACCGTCGTCGGGGTGACTTTGAAAGGTTTTACAAAAGCCTTCAACGAGATAAAATAA